In Ensifer canadensis, a genomic segment contains:
- a CDS encoding GNAT family N-acetyltransferase, giving the protein MTSIETQPSAGDAAAEGKDKRMVDLPSVRRLEAVGFRAWPAASVHYDGSWLIRLNAGHDSKRLNSVNPLDPSDYRDIPVRLEKAARRFADYDRPLTVRQTPLTPPQLIAHMDAEGWTAFSHSTVMMADIAERDFGDGIDHLPIKDVGRFVDARIRIGKEDPKTKAALAEIINSIKPESGLFLFEDVESGPTAVSLVVQDNDLASIMLFAVDEHFRRQGLGKAMLDVSLRWARLRGAKKAWLQVEATSEAALALYRSAGFRDVYSYLYRTPKA; this is encoded by the coding sequence ATGACATCGATCGAGACCCAGCCGTCCGCAGGCGATGCCGCGGCTGAAGGCAAGGACAAGCGGATGGTTGATCTTCCGAGCGTACGGCGGCTTGAGGCCGTCGGCTTTCGCGCCTGGCCGGCGGCGTCGGTCCATTATGACGGCAGCTGGCTGATCCGGCTGAATGCTGGCCACGATTCCAAGCGTCTCAATTCGGTCAACCCGCTCGATCCCTCCGATTACCGCGACATCCCTGTTCGATTGGAAAAGGCTGCCAGGCGCTTTGCCGACTACGACCGGCCACTGACCGTGCGACAGACGCCGCTGACGCCGCCGCAACTGATCGCCCACATGGATGCCGAAGGCTGGACCGCCTTCTCCCATAGCACCGTGATGATGGCTGATATCGCCGAGCGCGACTTTGGTGATGGCATTGACCATCTGCCGATCAAGGACGTCGGCCGCTTCGTCGACGCACGCATCCGCATCGGCAAGGAAGACCCCAAGACCAAGGCGGCACTGGCCGAGATCATCAATTCGATCAAGCCGGAGAGCGGGCTGTTCCTGTTCGAGGACGTGGAAAGCGGGCCGACGGCGGTATCGCTCGTCGTTCAGGACAACGATCTCGCGAGCATCATGCTGTTTGCCGTTGATGAGCATTTCCGTCGACAGGGGCTGGGCAAAGCCATGCTCGACGTTTCGTTGCGCTGGGCGCGCCTGCGCGGCGCCAAGAAGGCATGGCTACAGGTCGAGGCAACCAGCGAGGCGGCGTTGGCGCTTTATCGCAGCGCCGGTTTCCGCGATGTCTACAGCTATCTCTACCGCACGCCGAAAGCTTGA
- the argJ gene encoding bifunctional glutamate N-acetyltransferase/amino-acid acetyltransferase ArgJ — MSGSVSPLAPKTFAEMPALRGVRMATAAAGIKYKNRTDVLMMVFDKPAAVAGVFTRSKCPSAPVDFCRQSLGGGVARAVVVNSGNANAFTGKKGRDATELTAKSAAKAAGCAESEVFLASTGVIGEPLDATKFAGVLDDLAAAGREDFWFEAAKAIMTTDTYPKVATRSAEIDGVKVTINGIAKGAGMIAPDMATMLSFVVTDADIAPAALQALLSAGVGPTFNSVTVDSDTSTSDTLMLFATGAAAGDGQRKVTDASDAKLDAFRAALNDLLRDLALQVVRDGEGARKMVAVTVEGAENDAAAKRIALSIANSPLVKTAVAGEDANWGRVVMAVGKSGEMAERDRLAIWFGDVRVAVEGERDPTYSEAAATAVMKAQDIPIRVDIGLGAGRATVFTCDLTKEYVEINGDYRS, encoded by the coding sequence ATGTCCGGTTCCGTCTCTCCGCTCGCTCCGAAAACCTTTGCCGAAATGCCCGCCTTGCGCGGTGTTCGCATGGCAACTGCCGCCGCCGGCATCAAGTACAAGAACCGTACCGACGTGCTGATGATGGTTTTCGACAAGCCTGCGGCTGTTGCCGGCGTGTTCACCCGCTCCAAGTGCCCGTCAGCGCCTGTCGACTTCTGCCGCCAGAGCCTTGGCGGCGGCGTTGCGCGTGCGGTTGTCGTCAATTCCGGCAATGCCAATGCCTTCACCGGCAAGAAGGGCCGCGACGCGACGGAACTGACCGCGAAATCGGCGGCGAAGGCTGCCGGTTGCGCCGAGAGTGAGGTGTTTCTGGCCTCGACCGGCGTCATCGGCGAACCGCTGGACGCGACGAAGTTCGCAGGCGTGCTCGACGATCTCGCCGCTGCCGGCCGCGAAGACTTCTGGTTCGAGGCCGCCAAGGCGATCATGACCACGGACACCTATCCGAAGGTCGCCACCCGCAGCGCAGAGATCGACGGCGTGAAGGTGACGATCAATGGCATCGCCAAGGGTGCTGGCATGATTGCGCCTGACATGGCGACGATGCTCTCCTTCGTCGTTACCGACGCCGACATCGCGCCAGCGGCGCTGCAGGCGCTGCTTTCGGCCGGAGTCGGCCCGACGTTCAATTCGGTTACCGTTGATAGCGACACGTCGACGTCCGACACCCTGATGCTGTTTGCGACCGGTGCTGCTGCCGGCGATGGCCAGCGGAAAGTGACGGATGCTTCCGATGCGAAGCTCGACGCCTTCCGGGCGGCCCTCAACGATCTGTTGCGCGATCTGGCTCTCCAGGTCGTTCGCGACGGCGAAGGTGCGCGCAAGATGGTTGCCGTTACGGTGGAGGGTGCCGAGAACGACGCGGCCGCGAAGCGCATCGCGCTTTCGATCGCCAATTCGCCGCTGGTCAAGACCGCGGTTGCGGGTGAGGACGCCAATTGGGGACGCGTTGTCATGGCCGTCGGCAAGTCCGGCGAGATGGCCGAGCGCGACCGGCTGGCCATCTGGTTCGGCGATGTGCGGGTCGCCGTCGAGGGCGAGCGCGATCCTACCTATTCGGAAGCCGCCGCCACGGCGGTCATGAAGGCGCAGGATATCCCGATCCGCGTCGATATCGGGCTTGGTGCCGGACGTGCGACGGTCTTTACCTGCGACCTCACCAAGGAATATGTCGAGATCAACGGCGACTACAGAAGCTGA
- a CDS encoding lipopolysaccharide biosynthesis protein, translated as MAVCQTAGRMLPSALRHRLSPLIGVLVAALTEQDPKNTARRMALVAFVIRILSAAIAFLSQIILARLMGEFEYGIFVFVWVLVILFGNLSCVGFHSAVIRFLPEYQATSALAEIRGLTTTARIFALMSASTLAIVGFLGLWLFADRIEDYYLVPLYLGLFTLPMIALGDVMDGTARAHGWPLSAMSPTFIIRPLLVLGFMVLATTMGEPHTAPTAIAAAMAAAYVTTVSQFLALTWRLRSRYVSGPLRIEMGRWLKVAVPIFLIDGFGFLLTNSDVVIVGVYLKPDDVAVYFAAAKTMALVHFVMFAVKAAAGPRIAGAMAARDRRQLAGIAVESARWAFWPSLMVGAAVLLAGPFLLSLFGPAFLGGLPLMAILFAGIMAKAFIGPAEILLTMAGQQMLCVILYAGALVANITLNLCLIPLFGLTGAAFATAGAMFVEAMLLHFAVRRTFGFALFAFASGRSSHDNNGAIHP; from the coding sequence ATGGCGGTATGTCAAACAGCCGGACGAATGCTGCCGTCGGCGCTGCGACACCGCCTGTCTCCGCTCATCGGCGTGCTGGTCGCCGCCCTGACCGAACAGGACCCGAAGAATACGGCGCGACGTATGGCGCTTGTCGCCTTCGTCATCCGCATCCTCAGCGCCGCAATCGCATTCCTCTCCCAGATCATTCTTGCACGCCTGATGGGCGAGTTCGAATACGGCATCTTCGTCTTCGTCTGGGTGTTGGTGATCCTGTTCGGCAACCTGTCCTGCGTCGGCTTCCATTCCGCCGTCATCCGCTTCCTGCCTGAGTATCAGGCAACCTCCGCGCTCGCTGAAATTCGCGGGCTGACGACCACCGCCCGGATCTTTGCGCTGATGTCGGCAAGCACACTGGCCATCGTCGGCTTCCTGGGGTTGTGGCTCTTCGCCGACCGGATCGAGGACTACTATCTCGTTCCGCTCTATCTCGGCCTGTTCACATTGCCGATGATCGCGCTTGGCGATGTGATGGACGGCACCGCCCGCGCCCATGGCTGGCCGCTTTCGGCAATGAGCCCGACATTCATCATTCGCCCGCTGCTTGTGCTCGGTTTCATGGTGCTGGCAACAACGATGGGCGAGCCGCATACGGCGCCGACCGCCATCGCGGCAGCCATGGCCGCCGCCTATGTCACGACCGTCAGCCAATTCCTCGCCCTCACCTGGCGCCTGCGTTCGCGCTATGTCAGCGGCCCGCTTCGCATCGAAATGGGACGATGGCTCAAGGTCGCGGTGCCGATCTTCCTGATCGACGGCTTTGGCTTCCTGCTCACCAATTCCGACGTCGTCATCGTCGGCGTCTATCTCAAGCCCGACGATGTCGCGGTCTATTTCGCCGCCGCCAAGACGATGGCGCTGGTGCACTTCGTCATGTTCGCAGTCAAGGCGGCCGCCGGCCCACGGATTGCAGGCGCCATGGCCGCACGCGACCGCAGGCAATTGGCAGGCATCGCCGTCGAAAGCGCGCGCTGGGCATTCTGGCCGTCGCTCATGGTCGGCGCAGCGGTCCTGCTTGCCGGCCCCTTCCTGCTCTCGCTCTTCGGTCCCGCTTTCCTCGGCGGGCTGCCGCTGATGGCCATCCTCTTTGCCGGCATCATGGCCAAGGCCTTCATCGGACCTGCCGAAATCCTGCTGACGATGGCCGGCCAGCAGATGCTCTGCGTGATCCTTTACGCCGGCGCACTGGTGGCCAACATCACGCTAAACTTGTGCCTCATTCCACTTTTCGGACTAACCGGTGCTGCATTTGCAACCGCCGGTGCTATGTTCGTCGAGGCTATGCTGCTTCATTTCGCCGTAAGGCGCACCTTTGGCTTCGCACTCTTCGCTTTCGCAAGCGGGCGTTCGAGCCATGACAACAACGGGGCGATCCATCCATGA
- the secA gene encoding preprotein translocase subunit SecA: protein MVSLGGLARKLFGSSNERRVRGYKARVDAINALEADMKALSDEALAAKTVEFRQEFADGKTLDDLLVPAFAVAREAARRVLGLRPFDVQLVGGMILHERAIAEMKTGEGKTLVATLPVYLNALASKGVHVVTVNDYLAQRDAATMGRVYSFLGLSTGVIVHGLTDDQRHAAYACDITYATNNELGFDYLRDNMKYERAQMVQRGHFFAIVDEVDSILVDEARTPLIISGPLDDRSDLYNTINEFIPMLSPEDYEIDEKQRSANFSEEGTEKLENLLKQAGLLKGESLYDIENVAIVHHVNNALKAHKLFQRDKDYIVRNDEIVIIDEFTGRMMPGRRYSEGQHQALEAKEKVQIQPENQTLASITFQNYFRMYSKLGGMTGTASTEAEEFGNIYGLEVIEVPTNLPIKRIDEDDEVYRTQGEKLKAIIDEIKSAHERGQPMLVGTTSIEKSEQLADLLKKSGFDNFQVLNARYHEQEAFIVAQAGVPGAVTIATNMAGRGTDIQLGGNVDMRIQQELAEVEPGPERNDREQAIRAEVQQLKEKALAAGGLYVLATERHESRRIDNQLRGRSGRQGDPGRSKFYLSLQDDLMRIFGSDRMDGMLQKLGLKEGESIVHPWINKALERAQKKVEARNFDIRKNLLKYDDVLNDQRKVIFEQRIELMDAESVTETVTDMRTEVIEDIVSKRIPERAYAEQWDVEGLKADVQQYLNLDLPIAEWAAEEGIDEADILERVTAATDKAVADRAERFGPEIMQYVERSVILQTLDHLWREHIVNLDHLRSVIGFRGYAQRDPLQEYKSEAFELFQALLGNLRQAVTAQLMRVELVREAAEAPQPAPPLMEGHHIDPLTGEDDFGRGSDSLLAVAPANRNPADPSTWGKVSRNEACPCGSGKKYKHCHGIYEA from the coding sequence ATGGTCAGTCTCGGCGGCCTAGCCCGCAAGTTGTTTGGCTCCTCCAACGAACGCCGTGTGCGTGGCTACAAGGCCAGAGTGGATGCCATCAACGCTCTTGAAGCCGATATGAAGGCTTTGTCGGATGAGGCACTCGCCGCCAAGACCGTGGAGTTCCGCCAAGAGTTCGCAGACGGCAAGACGCTCGACGATCTGCTGGTACCGGCTTTTGCCGTTGCCCGCGAGGCGGCCCGCCGCGTCCTCGGCCTGCGCCCCTTCGATGTGCAGCTGGTCGGCGGCATGATCCTGCATGAGCGCGCCATTGCCGAAATGAAGACCGGCGAAGGCAAGACACTCGTCGCGACCCTGCCCGTCTATCTCAACGCGCTTGCCAGCAAGGGCGTGCACGTTGTCACCGTCAACGACTACCTGGCCCAGCGCGACGCCGCCACCATGGGCCGCGTCTACAGCTTCCTCGGCCTGTCGACCGGCGTGATCGTCCACGGCCTCACCGACGACCAGCGCCACGCGGCCTACGCCTGCGACATCACCTACGCAACCAATAACGAGCTCGGCTTCGACTATCTGCGCGACAACATGAAGTATGAGCGCGCGCAGATGGTCCAGCGCGGCCACTTCTTCGCCATCGTCGACGAAGTGGACTCGATTCTCGTCGACGAAGCGCGCACGCCGCTGATCATTTCCGGCCCGCTCGACGACCGCTCCGATCTCTACAACACGATCAACGAGTTCATTCCGATGCTCTCGCCGGAAGACTACGAGATCGACGAGAAGCAGCGCTCAGCCAACTTCTCCGAAGAAGGCACCGAGAAGCTTGAAAACCTCTTGAAGCAGGCCGGCCTGCTCAAGGGTGAATCGCTCTACGACATCGAAAACGTTGCGATCGTCCACCACGTCAACAACGCGCTCAAGGCCCACAAGCTGTTCCAGCGCGACAAGGACTACATCGTACGCAACGACGAGATCGTCATCATCGACGAGTTCACCGGCCGCATGATGCCGGGCCGCCGCTATTCCGAAGGCCAGCACCAGGCGCTCGAAGCCAAGGAAAAGGTGCAGATCCAGCCCGAGAACCAGACGCTCGCCTCGATCACCTTCCAGAACTATTTCCGCATGTATTCCAAGCTCGGCGGCATGACCGGTACGGCCTCCACCGAAGCAGAAGAATTCGGCAACATCTACGGCCTGGAAGTCATTGAAGTTCCGACCAACCTGCCGATCAAGCGTATCGACGAGGACGACGAAGTCTATCGTACGCAGGGCGAGAAGCTCAAGGCGATCATCGACGAGATCAAGTCGGCGCACGAGCGCGGCCAGCCGATGCTGGTCGGCACCACGTCGATCGAGAAGTCCGAACAGCTTGCCGATCTGCTCAAGAAGTCCGGGTTCGACAACTTCCAGGTGCTGAACGCGCGCTATCACGAGCAGGAAGCCTTCATCGTGGCCCAGGCCGGTGTACCGGGTGCGGTGACGATCGCCACCAACATGGCCGGTCGCGGTACCGACATCCAGCTCGGCGGCAACGTCGACATGCGCATCCAGCAGGAACTCGCAGAGGTCGAGCCCGGCCCCGAGCGCAACGACCGCGAACAGGCGATCCGCGCCGAGGTGCAGCAGCTGAAGGAAAAGGCGCTGGCAGCCGGCGGACTTTATGTTCTCGCCACCGAACGCCACGAAAGCCGCCGTATCGACAATCAGCTGCGCGGCCGTTCCGGCCGTCAGGGCGACCCCGGCCGGTCCAAGTTCTACCTGTCGCTTCAGGACGACCTGATGCGCATCTTCGGCTCCGACCGCATGGACGGCATGCTACAGAAGCTCGGCCTCAAGGAAGGCGAGTCGATCGTCCACCCCTGGATCAACAAGGCGCTCGAGCGTGCGCAGAAGAAGGTCGAAGCCCGCAACTTCGACATCCGCAAAAACCTTCTGAAGTACGACGACGTGCTCAACGACCAGCGCAAGGTGATCTTCGAGCAGCGCATCGAGCTGATGGATGCCGAGAGCGTCACCGAAACCGTCACCGACATGCGCACCGAAGTCATTGAGGACATCGTTTCCAAGCGCATCCCCGAGCGGGCCTATGCCGAGCAGTGGGACGTCGAAGGCCTCAAGGCCGACGTGCAGCAGTACCTCAACCTCGACCTGCCGATCGCCGAATGGGCAGCCGAAGAAGGCATCGACGAGGCGGACATCCTCGAGCGTGTGACGGCGGCCACCGACAAGGCGGTTGCCGACCGTGCCGAGCGTTTCGGTCCCGAGATCATGCAATATGTCGAGCGCTCGGTCATCCTGCAGACACTCGACCACCTCTGGCGCGAACACATCGTCAATCTCGACCATCTGCGTTCGGTCATCGGTTTCCGCGGCTATGCCCAGCGCGACCCGCTGCAGGAATACAAGTCCGAGGCCTTCGAACTGTTCCAGGCCCTGCTCGGCAACCTGCGCCAGGCCGTGACGGCCCAGCTCATGCGCGTCGAATTGGTCCGCGAAGCGGCCGAGGCGCCGCAGCCGGCGCCGCCGCTGATGGAAGGTCACCATATCGACCCTCTGACCGGCGAAGACGATTTCGGTCGCGGCTCCGACTCGCTGCTGGCGGTCGCACCGGCAAACCGCAACCCGGCCGATCCGTCGACCTGGGGCAAGGTCTCGCGCAACGAAGCCTGCCCGTGCGGTTCCGGCAAGAAGTACAAGCATTGCCACGGAATTTACGAAGCCTGA
- the grxC gene encoding glutaredoxin 3, giving the protein MASVVIYTRQFCGYCSAAKKLLETKGVSFLEHDATYDPQVRQKMIEKSHGGTTFPQIFINDIHVGGCDDLHALERAGKLDEMLVA; this is encoded by the coding sequence ATGGCTTCGGTCGTTATTTATACGCGTCAGTTCTGCGGCTATTGCTCGGCTGCCAAAAAGCTTCTGGAAACCAAGGGCGTCTCGTTCCTCGAGCATGATGCAACCTACGATCCGCAGGTGCGCCAGAAGATGATCGAGAAATCGCATGGCGGAACCACATTTCCGCAGATCTTCATCAACGATATCCATGTCGGCGGCTGCGACGATCTGCACGCGCTCGAGCGCGCCGGAAAGCTCGACGAAATGCTCGTCGCCTAG
- a CDS encoding peptidylprolyl isomerase yields MSKFKTLAAAALVAAIAVHGVARAEDADPVIATVGGEEVRQSELNLALGGLDPQLQQMPEEQKRAAALSAVIDVKLLSKTAEKEGLQDDAAFKQRLAYLTERELHNAFFKKHVVDAITKEEVKARYDKEIAAVPVQEEIKARHILVKTEEEAKEIIKELDAGKSFVELAKAKSSDPNKDDGGDLGYFTKGRMVPEFDAVVFTLDKGAYTKTPVKTQFGFHVILVEDKRPQAPPALEQVEPQVRQLVMRDKYVELLTAAKKDAGVEISDPALKKAYDEANKAQEAK; encoded by the coding sequence ATGTCGAAGTTTAAGACCCTGGCCGCTGCGGCCCTGGTTGCGGCGATCGCCGTTCATGGTGTCGCGCGCGCCGAAGATGCGGACCCTGTCATCGCCACGGTCGGTGGCGAAGAAGTGCGCCAGTCCGAGCTCAACCTCGCCCTTGGTGGTCTCGACCCGCAGCTGCAGCAGATGCCGGAAGAGCAGAAGCGCGCCGCAGCACTTTCGGCTGTCATCGACGTCAAGCTTCTGTCGAAGACGGCCGAGAAGGAAGGCCTTCAGGACGACGCGGCCTTCAAGCAGCGTCTGGCCTACCTGACCGAGCGCGAACTGCACAACGCCTTCTTCAAGAAGCACGTCGTCGACGCGATCACCAAGGAAGAGGTGAAGGCACGCTACGACAAGGAAATCGCCGCGGTTCCGGTGCAGGAAGAAATCAAGGCACGTCATATCCTCGTCAAGACCGAGGAAGAGGCCAAGGAAATCATCAAGGAACTCGACGCCGGCAAGAGCTTCGTCGAGCTGGCCAAGGCCAAGTCCTCCGATCCGAACAAGGATGACGGCGGTGACCTCGGCTACTTCACCAAGGGCCGCATGGTTCCTGAATTCGACGCCGTCGTGTTCACGCTCGATAAGGGCGCCTACACCAAGACGCCGGTGAAGACGCAATTCGGCTTCCATGTCATCCTGGTCGAGGACAAGCGTCCGCAGGCCCCGCCGGCGCTGGAGCAGGTCGAGCCGCAGGTTCGTCAGCTTGTCATGCGCGACAAATACGTTGAGCTTCTTACTGCTGCCAAGAAGGACGCCGGTGTCGAGATTTCCGATCCGGCTCTGAAGAAGGCCTACGACGAGGCCAACAAGGCGCAGGAAGCCAAGTAA
- a CDS encoding ComF family protein → MNWEERQFGLADCLAFLRRIGVDLIDVVYPPVCCGCGRLMGRHRAVCAPCWSTLQLLERPYCEILGLPFAHDHGEGTVSPEAIADPPVFDRLRSVAIHEGIARELVHGLKYRDRTDLAPMMAEWMVRASDGAVASADAIIPVPLHAFRLWGRKYNQAAELARSVAALSGRPYLPTTLRRIRRTTKQVGLGAKAREDNVRGAFAVTESGKQGLVGKRIVLVDDVYTTGATVSAATRALKRAGAGHVTVLTFARAMSGLI, encoded by the coding sequence ATGAACTGGGAAGAGCGGCAATTTGGCCTGGCGGATTGCCTGGCCTTTCTGCGGCGGATCGGCGTTGATCTCATCGACGTCGTATACCCGCCCGTCTGCTGCGGTTGTGGACGCCTGATGGGTCGTCACCGGGCCGTCTGTGCGCCCTGCTGGTCGACGCTTCAACTGCTCGAGCGGCCCTACTGCGAAATCCTCGGCCTGCCGTTTGCCCATGATCACGGCGAGGGAACGGTGTCGCCCGAGGCGATCGCCGATCCGCCGGTGTTCGACCGCCTGCGCTCCGTTGCGATCCACGAAGGCATCGCGCGTGAACTCGTGCATGGGCTGAAATATCGGGACCGCACCGATCTTGCTCCGATGATGGCGGAATGGATGGTCCGGGCGAGCGATGGTGCCGTCGCCTCCGCGGATGCGATCATCCCGGTGCCGCTGCATGCCTTCAGGCTCTGGGGGCGCAAATACAACCAGGCGGCAGAGCTTGCCCGTTCCGTCGCCGCACTGTCCGGGCGGCCCTACCTGCCGACAACGCTTCGCCGGATCAGGCGCACGACCAAGCAGGTCGGGCTCGGCGCCAAGGCGCGTGAAGACAATGTTCGCGGCGCCTTTGCCGTCACCGAAAGCGGCAAGCAAGGTCTCGTCGGAAAACGCATCGTTCTCGTCGATGATGTCTATACCACCGGCGCCACCGTTTCGGCCGCGACCCGCGCGCTGAAGCGGGCGGGGGCCGGCCACGTCACGGTTTTAACCTTTGCAAGAGCCATGTCCGGTCTTATATGA
- a CDS encoding SAM-dependent methyltransferase has protein sequence MEIIFDQSLVEAHRRRALRNADPKAAFLLDIVAQELADRVSVVERQFDRAMELHGYTGATALRLLETGKVGTVERVETDPGFGTTAMPVAIAPLERIPAEPETLNLLVSPLSLHLTNDTPGAFIQARRSLKPDGLFLAAIPGNGTLNELREALLAAEAELTGGASPRVVPFADVRDMGALLQRAGFALPVADAETYTVRYDSLFALIRDLRAMGMTSPLTARSRTPVSRRFFLRAAEIYAERFSDPDGRIRATFSVVYLSGWAPHESQQKPLKPGSAKQRLSEALGTKERPV, from the coding sequence GTGGAAATCATCTTTGACCAGAGCCTTGTCGAGGCCCACCGTCGCCGGGCGCTGCGCAATGCCGACCCCAAGGCAGCCTTCCTCCTCGATATCGTCGCACAGGAGCTGGCCGACCGTGTCAGCGTCGTCGAGCGACAGTTCGACAGGGCTATGGAATTGCACGGCTACACTGGCGCAACAGCCCTTCGGCTTCTGGAAACCGGCAAGGTCGGAACGGTCGAGCGGGTGGAAACGGATCCAGGCTTCGGCACGACCGCCATGCCGGTCGCGATTGCGCCACTCGAGCGCATCCCGGCCGAGCCCGAGACACTCAATCTTCTCGTCTCCCCGCTGTCGCTGCATCTCACCAACGACACGCCCGGCGCCTTCATCCAGGCGCGCCGATCGCTGAAGCCGGACGGGTTGTTCCTGGCAGCTATTCCCGGCAATGGAACGCTGAACGAGTTGCGCGAGGCGTTGCTTGCCGCCGAGGCCGAGCTGACCGGGGGCGCAAGCCCGCGCGTCGTTCCCTTCGCCGACGTTCGCGACATGGGCGCATTGCTGCAGCGGGCGGGCTTTGCCCTGCCGGTGGCGGACGCAGAGACCTATACGGTGCGCTACGATTCGCTCTTCGCGCTGATCCGGGATTTGCGGGCGATGGGCATGACCAGCCCGCTTACAGCGCGCAGCCGGACACCCGTGTCCCGGCGCTTTTTCCTGAGGGCTGCGGAAATCTATGCCGAGCGCTTCTCCGACCCGGACGGCCGCATCCGCGCGACCTTCTCCGTCGTCTACCTCTCAGGCTGGGCACCGCACGAAAGCCAGCAGAAACCGCTGAAGCCGGGCTCTGCCAAACAGCGGCTGTCGGAGGCTCTTGGGACGAAGGAAAGACCGGTCTAG
- the mutT gene encoding 8-oxo-dGTP diphosphatase MutT yields the protein MDAIGKKIVLVAACALVDSDGRILLAQRPEGKSLAGLWEFPGGKVEPGETPEETLIRELDEELGIQTKVACLAPLTFASHTYDDFHLLMPLYVCRRYEGVAIGREGQAIKWVRSKALRDYPMPPADEPLIPFLMDLL from the coding sequence ATGGACGCTATCGGAAAGAAGATCGTTCTCGTCGCGGCTTGCGCCTTGGTGGATTCTGATGGCCGCATCCTGCTGGCGCAGCGTCCTGAGGGCAAATCGCTTGCCGGCCTCTGGGAATTTCCCGGCGGCAAGGTGGAGCCCGGCGAGACGCCGGAGGAAACGCTGATCCGCGAACTGGACGAAGAACTCGGCATCCAGACCAAGGTTGCCTGCCTGGCGCCGCTGACCTTTGCCAGCCATACCTACGACGATTTTCACCTGCTGATGCCGCTCTATGTCTGCCGTCGCTATGAAGGCGTGGCGATTGGGCGGGAGGGCCAGGCGATCAAATGGGTGCGCTCCAAGGCACTGCGCGACTACCCGATGCCTCCTGCCGATGAGCCGCTCATCCCATTTCTTATGGATTTGCTCTGA
- a CDS encoding Flp family type IVb pilin, translating to MDTLKRLIRDRSAATAIEYGLIAAIISVSLLLGMEQIQAALTAIFELLTTTFQNAMS from the coding sequence ATGGACACGTTGAAGCGCCTTATTCGCGATAGAAGCGCGGCCACAGCGATCGAGTACGGTCTCATCGCAGCGATCATTTCTGTCAGCCTGCTTCTCGGAATGGAGCAGATACAGGCAGCGCTTACGGCCATCTTCGAGCTGTTGACGACGACATTCCAGAACGCAATGAGTTGA